TAAGTTTGCTGTTATATTTTGGATCGTTATTGACTTCTATTACGGTTAGTGATATATTTATTACAGTAACCGTAATAAGGAGGCAGGTGTTATGCGAGACAATGCGAAAGGTGGTGCGCTCACAGAGGTGACATTCTTTATTTTGCTCTCCCTTTATACCCCGAAACATGGATATGCTGTCATGCAATTTATTGAAGATAGTACAAAAGGGCGGCTCACGCTGGGGGCAGGTACTTTATATGGTGCGTTGAACTCGTTGCAGGAAAAAGGCTGGATTGCACCTTTTGGAGATAGTGCGGGACGGAAAAAAGAATATCTCATCACAACACAAGGAAAAGAAATTGCAGAAAAGGAACTTATAAGGCTCAATGAACTTGTAGGAGTGGCCAATGGAATTATTGGAGGTGCAGTATGAGCAAAAAGTGTTATCGTTTCTTTGGCGGTTTGTTGACTGCCCAGGAACATTGGTTGAATAAAATGTCTGAAAAGGGCTATCGTCTGATTCGGACGGAAAAAATGTTGTATGAATTTGAGGCGTGTAAACCGGATCAGGTAAAATACTGCGTGGAGTTTATCGGGCAAAAATCGAAAGCCAACGCGTCCGATTATCATGAGTTTTTAGAGGGGATGGGTTACAAAGTATTTTATAAAAACATCAACCTGAACTACTCTGTTGGTAAAGTACGCCTACGGCCATGGGCTGAAAAAGGCGGACGCATAGCAACAAATGTCACCACCTTTAATCGGGAATTGTTGATTGTAGAAAAAGATAATGACGGTAAGCCATTTGAACTTCATACTTCTTATGAGGACAAGGAAAACTATTACAGAAATCTGCGTAATCCGTGGCTGCTGATCCTG
This window of the Mediterraneibacter gnavus ATCC 29149 genome carries:
- a CDS encoding PadR family transcriptional regulator, whose translation is MRDNAKGGALTEVTFFILLSLYTPKHGYAVMQFIEDSTKGRLTLGAGTLYGALNSLQEKGWIAPFGDSAGRKKEYLITTQGKEIAEKELIRLNELVGVANGIIGGAV
- a CDS encoding DUF2812 domain-containing protein, whose translation is MSKKCYRFFGGLLTAQEHWLNKMSEKGYRLIRTEKMLYEFEACKPDQVKYCVEFIGQKSKANASDYHEFLEGMGYKVFYKNINLNYSVGKVRLRPWAEKGGRIATNVTTFNRELLIVEKDNDGKPFELHTSYEDKENYYRNLRNPWLLILLMFAIFAVAKCSVVFGVLALVSLIPVLVYQTQVMQNKREGKTKEW